One genomic segment of Ricinus communis isolate WT05 ecotype wild-type chromosome 5, ASM1957865v1, whole genome shotgun sequence includes these proteins:
- the LOC8266514 gene encoding protein REVEILLE 1 isoform X2, with translation MLRSFSLRSLIPVSILYQNIYVPSIKVVREGSGSSTSAVEPIEIPPPRPKRKPMHPYPRKMAHPLNKELSITEQPLRSSSPNFSISEQENQSPTSVLSAVGSDVLGSTDSNPPNCSSSPMSCAGGSHLDDFQICEPNSAPENNESPSPAPATAEAHDEQSLKVQKLELFPEENAFAEEGVGEETSTRSLKLFGKTVLVNECNRPSSPANGSPTLDTNDEKPVQPLPWKPMAIELQLGNGECNWSNLPQGPPGSLCYLQLQKENSNSGEVGSATPFPWWAFYGGMPYPFIPCHKQEPATEEHLDSSGEDIQYKEIQKEGSWTGSNSGSVNEGENADKNMDGETESRHFSCEVKELYPVLELKTSVKTASTNKCMKGFVPYKKRTAVERDSQSSSITGEEREERKIRLCL, from the exons ATGCTCAGAAGTTTTTCTCTAAGGTCTCTAATTCCAGTTTCCATTCTCTACCAAAATATTTATGTGCCCTCTATTAAA GTTGTGCGTGAAGGCAGTGGCAGCAGTACAAGTGCAGTGGAACCAATCGAAATTCCCCCTCCCCGGCCAAAACGGAAACCAATGCATCCCTACCCTCGCAAAATGGCGCATCCGCTTAATAAAGAACTATCAATTACAGAGCAGCCGCTGAGGTCTTCATCACCGAACTTTTCAATTTCAGAACAAGAAAACCAATCTCCAACATCAGTATTATCTGCAGTTGGTTCAGATGTACTTGGTTCCACTGATTCAAATCCACCAAACTGTAGCTCGTCACCCATGTCATGTGCTGGTGGTTCTCATCTTGATGACTTTCAAATTTGTGAACCCAACTCGGCACCTGAAAATAATGAATCCCCATCACCTGCCCCAGCAACAGCTGAAGCTCACGACGAGCAATCTCTAAAG gtgcaaaaACTCGAATTGTTTCCTGAAGAAAATGCCTTCGCCGAAGAGGGTGTAGGCGAGGAAACATCAACTAGGAGTCTCAAGCTCTTTGGAAAGACTGTATTAGTCAATGAATGCAACAGACCATCATCTCCAGCTAATGGAAGTCCTACATTAGACACAAATGATGAAAAACCTGTGCAACCACTGCCATGGAAACCCATGGCCATAGAACTACAACTTGGTAATGGGGAATGCAATTGGAGTAATTTGCCACAAGGACCACCTGGATCCCTTTGTTACTTGCAACTCCAAAAGGAAAACTCCAATTCAGGGGAAGTTGGTTCTGCCACTCCATTTCCATGGTGGGCTTTCTATGGAGGCATGCCATATCCTTTCATACCATGTCATAAGCAGGAACCTGCGACGGAAGAACATTTGGATTCCAGTGGAGAAGATATCCAATACAAGGAAATTCAGAAGGAAGGTTCTTGGACTGGTTCAAACTCTGGATCAGTAAATGAGGGAGAAAATGCAGATAAAAACATGGATGGTGAAACCGAAAGTCGGCACTTTTCATGTGAGGTAAAAGAGCTATATCCAGTTCTTGAGCTGAAAACAAGTGTAAAAACAGCTTCTACAAATAAGTGTATGAAAGGTTTCGTACCGTATAAGAAACGGACAGCAGTGGAAAGAGACAGCCAGTCCTCATCAATAACAGGAGAAGAGAGGGAAGAACGAAAAATCCGCCTATGTTTGTAG
- the LOC8266512 gene encoding protein ALTERED XYLOGLUCAN 9 — translation MFGGVQLGVLAACVVLFVPMGMAGWHLSRNKMLFFSGALFITLAVGVHLTPYFPSVSDFVTSVQSVVVFDNREDSCINLVNEVVWDVKPRVINDSSSGSSDSGGIKNGSLSYDKIWDWAKTGKVKACEFQRLDRFDASDLLNGSWVVVAGDSQARLIVQSLLKLILDSKRMESIKGDLFKRHSDYQIVIEEIGLKLDFIWAPYVVNLTDLMIGFKQNRSYPDVLVMGSGLWHMLHMNNASDYGFALQSLRSSVVSLLPFSPQLGADGPVTGSVSVRSPHLFWLGMPMLINGMLNTEEKREKMSDEMWHAYDRALRNSRLLRRYGGPLLLLDIQSMSWNCGPRCTVDGMHYDGAVYEAAVHILLNALLIESHQKLGST, via the coding sequence ATGTTTGGAGGTGTACAATTGGGTGTATTAGCAGCCTGTGTTGTGCTTTTTGTACCAATGGGTATGGCTGGTTGGCATTTGAGCCGTAACAAGATGCTTTTCTTTAGTGGTGCCCTTTTTATTACTCTTGCTGTAGGTGTTCATTTAACTCCGTATTTCCCTTCTGTTTCTGATTTTGTTACTTCTGTTCAATCTGTTGTTGTGTTTGATAATCGTGAAGATTCTTGTATTAATTTGGTTAATGAAGTTGTTTGGGATGTTAAGCCTAGAGTGATTAATGATAGTAGTAGTGGTAGTAGCGATAGTGGTGGTATAAAGAATGGTTCTTTGAGTTATGATAAGATTTGGGATTGGGCTAAAACTGGTAAAGTGAAAGCTTGTGAGTTTCAAAGGTTGGATAGGTTTGATGCATCAGATTTGCTTAATGGGTCATGGGTTGTTGTTGCAGGGGATTCACAAGCTAGGTTAATTGTTCAATCTTTGTTGAAATTGATCTTAGATTCGAAGCGAATGGAATCAATTAAAGGTGATTTATTCAAAAGGCATAGTGATTATCAGATTGTTATTGAAGAAATTGGTTTAAAATTGGATTTTATTTGGGCTCCTTATGTTGTTAATTTAACGGATTTAATGATAGGTTTCAAGCAAAATAGAAGTTATCCTGATGTTTTGGTTATGGGATCAGGGCTTTGGCATATGCTTCATATGAATAATGCATCGGATTATGGATTTGCTTTGCAATCATTGAGGAGCTCTGTTGTATCTTTGTTACCATTTTCACCACAGTTGGGCGCAGATGGGCCTGTTACAGGTTCTGTATCTGTCAGATCACCACATTTATTTTGGCTTGGCATGCCAATGTTGATCAATGGGATGTTGAACACAGAGGAAAAGAGGGAAAAGATGAGTGATGAAATGTGGCATGCTTATGACCGAGCCCTGCGTAATAGTAGGCTCTTGCGTAGATATGGTGGTCCACTTTTATTGCTGGATATTCAGTCCATGAGTTGGAATTGTGGGCCTCGGTGTACAGTTGATGGGATGCATTACGATGGAGCTGTTTATGAAGCTGCTGTTCATATTTTGCTGAATGCATTGCTTATCGAATCTCATCAGAAGCTTGGATCCACATAA
- the LOC8266514 gene encoding protein REVEILLE 1 isoform X1, which produces MVGGLVVSAAMAVQDQCGGNRSNTVLPAGNGMSLNAGLHNVTGPQLKEQFSCGSDYSPKARKPYTITKQRERWTEEEHKKFLEALKLYGRAWRRIEEHVGTKTAVQIRSHAQKFFSKVVREGSGSSTSAVEPIEIPPPRPKRKPMHPYPRKMAHPLNKELSITEQPLRSSSPNFSISEQENQSPTSVLSAVGSDVLGSTDSNPPNCSSSPMSCAGGSHLDDFQICEPNSAPENNESPSPAPATAEAHDEQSLKVQKLELFPEENAFAEEGVGEETSTRSLKLFGKTVLVNECNRPSSPANGSPTLDTNDEKPVQPLPWKPMAIELQLGNGECNWSNLPQGPPGSLCYLQLQKENSNSGEVGSATPFPWWAFYGGMPYPFIPCHKQEPATEEHLDSSGEDIQYKEIQKEGSWTGSNSGSVNEGENADKNMDGETESRHFSCEVKELYPVLELKTSVKTASTNKCMKGFVPYKKRTAVERDSQSSSITGEEREERKIRLCL; this is translated from the exons ATGGTAGGTGGATTGGTGGTCTCTGCTGCTATGGCTGTTCAG GATCAGTGCGGAGGAAATCGATCAAATACAGTTCTTCCAGCAGGCAATGGAATGTCATTGAATGCTGGCCTGCATAATGTAACTGGTCCCCAGCTTAAGGAGCAATTTAGTTGTGGGAGTGACTACTCTCCCAAG GCGCGGAAACCATATACTATTAcaaaacaaagagaaagatGGACAGAAGAAGAGCATAAGAAGTTCCTTGAAGCTTTGAAACTTTATGGTCGAGCTTGGAGACGGATTGAAG AGCATGTAGGCACCAAGACTGCAGTTCAGATTCGAAGCCATGCTCAGAAGTTTTTCTCTAAG GTTGTGCGTGAAGGCAGTGGCAGCAGTACAAGTGCAGTGGAACCAATCGAAATTCCCCCTCCCCGGCCAAAACGGAAACCAATGCATCCCTACCCTCGCAAAATGGCGCATCCGCTTAATAAAGAACTATCAATTACAGAGCAGCCGCTGAGGTCTTCATCACCGAACTTTTCAATTTCAGAACAAGAAAACCAATCTCCAACATCAGTATTATCTGCAGTTGGTTCAGATGTACTTGGTTCCACTGATTCAAATCCACCAAACTGTAGCTCGTCACCCATGTCATGTGCTGGTGGTTCTCATCTTGATGACTTTCAAATTTGTGAACCCAACTCGGCACCTGAAAATAATGAATCCCCATCACCTGCCCCAGCAACAGCTGAAGCTCACGACGAGCAATCTCTAAAG gtgcaaaaACTCGAATTGTTTCCTGAAGAAAATGCCTTCGCCGAAGAGGGTGTAGGCGAGGAAACATCAACTAGGAGTCTCAAGCTCTTTGGAAAGACTGTATTAGTCAATGAATGCAACAGACCATCATCTCCAGCTAATGGAAGTCCTACATTAGACACAAATGATGAAAAACCTGTGCAACCACTGCCATGGAAACCCATGGCCATAGAACTACAACTTGGTAATGGGGAATGCAATTGGAGTAATTTGCCACAAGGACCACCTGGATCCCTTTGTTACTTGCAACTCCAAAAGGAAAACTCCAATTCAGGGGAAGTTGGTTCTGCCACTCCATTTCCATGGTGGGCTTTCTATGGAGGCATGCCATATCCTTTCATACCATGTCATAAGCAGGAACCTGCGACGGAAGAACATTTGGATTCCAGTGGAGAAGATATCCAATACAAGGAAATTCAGAAGGAAGGTTCTTGGACTGGTTCAAACTCTGGATCAGTAAATGAGGGAGAAAATGCAGATAAAAACATGGATGGTGAAACCGAAAGTCGGCACTTTTCATGTGAGGTAAAAGAGCTATATCCAGTTCTTGAGCTGAAAACAAGTGTAAAAACAGCTTCTACAAATAAGTGTATGAAAGGTTTCGTACCGTATAAGAAACGGACAGCAGTGGAAAGAGACAGCCAGTCCTCATCAATAACAGGAGAAGAGAGGGAAGAACGAAAAATCCGCCTATGTTTGTAG
- the LOC8266513 gene encoding expansin-A13 — protein sequence MSPLHRFHSLPLLFFFFFFSSPVTSHTPTTTPTTPPPSTSLPEWRSAHAMYYAASDPRDSVGGACGYGDLKQAGYGLATVGLSEAMFERGQICGACFELRCVEDLRWCIPGTSVIVTVTNFCAPNYGFPSDGGGHCNPPNLHFVLPIESYEKIAIWKAGNMPVQYRRIKCRKEGGIRFTVSGSTIFISVLISNVAGAGDVVAVKIKGSRTGWLPMGRNWGQNWHINADLKNQPLSFEVTSSDGLTVTSYNVAPKDWNFGQTFEGKQFMT from the exons ATGTCACCTCTACACCGCTTTCACTCACTGCcacttctcttcttctttttcttcttctcttcacCAGTAACTTCCCACACCCCCACCACCACACCGACAACACCGCCGCCATCCACATCCCTCCCGGAATGGCGATCTGCACACGCCATGTACTACGCAGCATCGGACCCACGAGACTCAGTAGGGGGCGCGTGCGGATACGGAGACCTAAAACAAGCAGGATATGGACTGGCAACAGTAGGACTCAGTGAAGCAATGTTCGAAAGAGGTCAGATCTGTGGGGCATGTTTCGAGTTGCGGTGTGTTGAAGATTTACGGTGGTGCATACCTGGGACGTCTGTTATTGTTACTGTTACTAACTTTTGTGCTCCTAATTATGGCTTTCCTTCTGATGGTGGCGGCCATTGTAATCCTCCTAATCTTCATTTCGTCTTGCCTATTGAATCTTATGAAAAGATCGCTATTTGGAAAGCTGGTAATATGCCTGTTCAGTATCGCAG GATCAAATGCAGAAAGGAAGGAGGAATCCGTTTCACTGTCTCCGGATCTACTATCTTCATTTCAGTGCTGATCAGCAATGTTGCAGGTGCTGGAGATGTAGTTGCAGTGAAGATTAAGGGTTCAAGAACAGGTTGGCTTCCAATGGGTAGAAATTGGGGCCAGAATTGGCATATTAATGCTGATTTAAAGAATCAACCACTCTCATTTGAGGTCACTAGTAGTGATGGGCTCACAGTTACCTCTTACAATGTTGCTCCCAAGGATTGGAACTTTGGGCAGACTTTTGAAGGAAAGCAATTTATGACTTAG